CTTGAGTGAGAGGGCCCTGAGGGTTGGCCAAGTTGATGCAGCTCAAAGGCCGTTATTGAACACTTCTGTGTTGGGCCTAAAGAGGCCTAAATAAGGAGGAATAAGTTAACTTCTACCCTGAAGAAAGTCCATTTAGGTGCAGAGAGCCTGCGTGTAAACCAACATCGTAATGGGAGGCCTTTTCAAGAGGTGTGGTTTTGCTGTGGGAGAGCAGAAGCGGGAGGGGCTTCGCTGAGTCATCCTGCTGGGAGCGGGTCTGGAGGATGAATCTGTCAGtcaggagaagcagggaaaggcAGGATGGCAGTGAATATGGAAGCAGGGTGCCGGAGAGTGACCAGCACATTCCAGGAGAGGAGTGCGGTTTGGGTGCAGACTTGGATGGTCCTGTGAAGAGGTGTGGATCCGAGTCAGCGGGATTAACCGCTGGGTGGTATCCTCAGTTGCTGTCCAGGGCTGGGTGGTGGTGGCTCACCCAGGGTTTCAGAACTGGGAGTTCCTGCTAGATTCATGGGTAGGGATTCGGTGCACTGAGGGTGATGGCACCCCTCCAGTCACTGGCCACCCCTGGCTGACCAGCCTTTTATTTCAGGAGTACAGCATTGTGATTGAGCAGCTCTCAAATGGCAGATGGGTCCCCTTTGATGGTGATGATATTCAGCTGGAGTTCGTCCGCATTGATCCTTTCGTGAGGACCTTCTTGAAGAAGAAAGGTAAATGTAATTCTTGCACGAGAAAGCTACAGGGAGACAGTCCCTGCCTCTGGCTTGCTCTCGGGGGGGTAACAGAGAAACATTGGGCCACCCCTTCTGGTTATTTGTCTTGGATCTTCCCCAGGTGGCAAATACAGCGTCCAGTTCAAGCTGCCTGACGTGTATGGTGTGTTCCAGTTTAAAGTGGATTACAACCGGCTAGGCTACACACACTTATACTCTTCCACTCAGGTAAGCACAACTTGTCATCCCTGTTTTCAGCCGGCCTGTGCCCTGCCTGAGCCTCTGAGTGGCCAGGACCTGTCACTCTGCCCTGTTGCAGGTGTCAGTGAGGCCACTCCAGCACACGCAGTATGAGCGCTTCATCCCCTCGGCCTATCCGTACTACGCCAGCGCCTTCTCCATGATGCTGGGCCTCTTCATCTTCAGCATCGTCTTCTTGCAcatgaaggagaaggagaagtcCGACTGAGGCGCAGAGCCCCGGGACTCCTTACAGCCTGGAGACAGAGGCTTTTTAATAGGATGAGTTTTTCCCTTTatggtgggatttttttttttttttttttttttaaagccgtGGGACAATGGCACAGCCTTACCTCAGTGGGAGATGGGGCATTGTGTACCAAGGGGTGGGGGTTTGGAAATGAATTTTATGTAAGCTTTTCCACCTTGAATGCTAAGTCGTATTTTTCATATGTGCGGTCactctcatttctaaaataaagagaaacattgCCCTTACACTTCATCTGGCCCCCGCTGTGCTTTGCTGATGGCGGGATGCTGTTTGGTAGCGACTGGATACAAAATAGTGAGTGGCCTCTTAATTGTGCTGAAGACTGgactgtattttctttctttatgaaataGTAAGAGCTTCCTTGCTTCTCAAGGGCTAAAATAAGGTTGGTAATACACTGAGGCTGGCGAGGATTCACTGAAGTGGGAAATCCAGGGCCCCAGCATTGGACTTTGCCACAGATTGTAGAATTGCTCCTTTGAAAAGAACCTTAAGCCTATGCTCACCTTGCTTAAGCAATAGTTGCGGTCCTGAAGAGCACGTATAGAATTATATGTGAAATCCCCTCCCCAATGTTGATCTCTGCCCACAAGAGTTTCTTGTCTTTGTGGTATAAGACTCACTCTTAAAGCCAAATATTCAGTTCAAGGCACATACGCATTCTGCAGTTGTAAATTTGCATTTAATTCTTCACGCTTCCTAAAAGAAATGCTGGTAAAAAGGTAAATTAGCAAGTTTAAAATACTACGCTgttaatttccatttcctcagTCATTTTAGCTCTGCTAGACTCAATTTGGTAGCTGGAGGAGCTCTGTGGAAATGCTTCCACACACCCCCAGAGCTGGTCCAGACTGCACCCCCCAGTGCAGGGCTCCCTGCTTCTCGGGCCTCGCTTGGTTGTTTCTTCGTTCTGATACCCCACACGTTGACCAACATAAAGCAAAGGTTTGCTTTGGCTCAGGTTACATGCAGACTGATGTCATGGCTGCCACGGTCCATTCCTGGAGCTAGGGGCAAATGTCACAGTCACACTCTGCCACTAACAGCTACTGCCTAGCCCTGGGTCCTCTCTCACGTGGAGCACAAGTCTCCCCGCCTCAGCCCAGCCTCATCTGAGACCAGCCTGGCCACCAACTTTTTGGAGGGCTGTGAGGACAGAGTACGAGCTTAGGGCTGGGCATTAGTCAGCAGTTCCACCCGAGTGTCTTCTCACCTGGGACAGAGAATGCGTCCCTTTGGATTCGTCCGCAGAGCTCTTAGCACGTTACTGTTAGCGCTGACGCGCCAAGGGGCCTCCTGTTGGTCAGCATGGTTTTTAGAGTGAGGCCCTTTGAATTCACATAGACCAGGGTTTGGCAAACTCTGGCCTGTGGGCCAGTCCGgcttgctgcctgtttttgtatggcctgtaagctaaaaatggtttttacacttttaaatggttgaaaaaattaGAAGAATACTTAGTGACACATGAAGTTCACATTTCAGCAtccataaataaagctttattggcgCACCGCCGTGCTCGCTGGTTTACATATTTAAGGCGGCTTCTGTGCTCCGATGACACAGTTGCGTAGCTGTGACAGCCTGAAGTATTTACTACCTGGCCTTCTACAAACGAGTTTGCCAGCTCCTAGTTAGATCAGCTTCTTCACTTCACAGGTAAGGGGACTTTAGTCCACACAGGTTATCTGTTCATCCAAAATCGCACAGCTAGAGTTAGTAGCTAAAGACCGTGCACTCCGACTCCAATTTTCCCCTCCACTTGCCGCGCCTGAGGCCATGGCGGGTTGCTCAGCCCTCCCTGCGCCACTTGCCTCCTGACGCCCGCCCTCACCCAGGAGCCCCCGCCCTCAGCATTCACAGACCATGAGACACAGATGCTAAGTTCTTCAGTAGTTCACCAGCTGCATCGGCCCTCACGGGGCTGCCCTccaggaggagagcaggagggccgcctggcacAGCGCTTCATACTCCAGGTTGGCCAGAAACAACACCTTCATTTTGGTTTCCACACAACTCTTCTCGGTAAGCCTGTCGGCCAACAAAGCGGCAGCTGACTGTTGGAGGAGCCAGCCAATCATCTTGTCTGGTTTCAGATTCTTCAGGGCTAGAGTATGCTCCCCCCAGAGGCTTAAATGAAGCACGTTAGCAGCTACTCGGGCAGACGGTCTCTGCAATGGGAAGGGAAGCTGAAGCTGAGAATGTCTGTGACAGAGTATTCGGCCCACAACCCACTTTGTTGATCTTCGTTTCAGGGTCTTCCCTTCTCTGACCCCAACCAAATTCTTCTccacccttctctctcctccttcactcACCTGACCCCTACTGGCTGCTCTCTCCCCCTGCTCCAGGCTGTCCATGGGTACAGACTGGCCTGGGGGCAGTTTGCAGGTTGGAATAGCCTCCCCATCAGACTGCCTCCTGGGTATGAGCACTGTCTGGAGGGAGGCGTTGTCTCTCATCACTTAACTGGTAGCAGACAGCATCTGCTGTGACCCTGACAGCATGCCGTGCACGGGGAGAGGCAGGTGATGGAACAGTAGTTTGAACCCTGGTCTGTCTATGCTCTTTCACTAGGTGTGCCACCTGAGCCGGACCTGCTACTCTGATTATGGCTTCCAATGTGTTGGCCTTTATATTCCTTTATAGTAATGTCAAAATGTCCagatctggggctggcctcatggccgagtggttaagtttgtgtgctctgctttggcagcccagactttgctggtttggatcctgggtgtagacatggcactgctcatcatgccatgctgtggctgcatcccacaaagaaaaactagaatgacttacaactaggtactgggactttggggagaaaaacaaaaaacgaggaagattggcaacagatgttagctcagggccaatcttcctaggcaaaaagcaaaaaaaaagaaaaagggctcACCTAGCTGGCagtcaccttaaaaaaaaaagtctagatcTGCTCTCAGGAGATGCCCTCTCATTTATCTGTCTCATTAGATCTCAGCTGTTTTCATACACTACATCTCcattaaacatttcttaaaaatgcatattttcccTTCTGGGTAACTTAAGCAACTAAAGCCAAGAAGAGTTGAGTTGCTGGAATTCTGACTAATTTGGTGGCTAGCTTCCCTCCTCCTATTCATACTAAAATCTGTTTTGTGTTCTCCTGTCCTTGCCCTTTACCTTTGTAAGACAGAGGAGCTGTTACTCTAATGCTTGCCGAAACCTGATCTTTACTTGAACATGGACTCGGGTTTCCATCCACACGATCCCTGGGAAACCTGGGGACAGCCTCACCTTGCTGGCCTCACGCTGGAGCAGGGACCTCACCAGCTGTCTCACGTCTCGAGGCACCGACTCGGGCAGTGGAGGCAGCTGAGCTTCTTGGTAACTGCGGCTTTCAAGGTGGGCCCTGCCCTGGCTGTAAAAGGGGTTGGGGAGCCCGAAGATCTCGTAGGCGAGCGCTCCCACTGCCCAGGCATCAGCCTTGCTGTAGTCGATCACCGCCCTGGGGCCAGGACAGGCCGTGGACACCTGTCGGCAAGCAGTGGGTGAGCTGTCCTGCTGCTGGCATTTCTAACCTCTTCATGCTCCTGCACAGCTCCTGATTCATGGGCGAATCAGAGCCCCGGCCCCCGGAACCCAGAACTGGAGTGGGCTGTGGCTCAGAATTTGCTTAGGCTGCCTACTTCGTGCTGACAACACGCACACCTCCCAGGAGCATTAGGGAGATCCAGATTAAAGCAAAGTGGCAGGGAAGGGACTTATGCCAAATTTGGGTCAGAAAAGATGGAGGTGTTGAGTAAAAATGAGGTATCAAGTCTCGTCCTCTCAGCGGAAACATGGGGAAGAGTCTGCTGACGGCGCTGCCGCGCTCGCGGGACTCACCTCAGGAGCCATCAGGCAGCCGTTTCCGCCCCGATCTACGTAGCAGCTGGTGAAAGGCAACCGCAGGCCGATGCGCTCATCAGCCAGGCAGCAACCAAAATCTGTGATCACCAACCAGGGGCAGCCATCTGGGGAAGGGACAGGAGCTGTAAGCAACTGAGCCTCTCCCGTTCCCTCTGCGAGGCCCTCCTGTGTCCCTGCTAAAGCCACCATCAAGACATGGTGAGATGCACTCACTGGGACTCCTGGGCCCAGGAGCGCAGGCCAGCAAGGCCTGGACAGGTGCCCACTCGCCAGAGAGCTGAATGGGGTCAGCTACCCCAATATGGGCCTGCCTCTGGGAAATCAAAGCCCCTAAGCCAGGAACTGGATAAAAGCTTGGCTTAATCCAAATAATTTTCTAGTAATCAGAGCTGTCCCAAGACCGAAGGAGCTGCTCACCATTTACTCACCAGATGGTGCTAGGCTCTAATGCCCTCTAAGGGCCCTCACACCCTAAGTCTTTGATTTGAACTTAACCCCCAAATGCAAACCAAGAAACAGGTGCACTAGGAAGGTATACAAGTATTCATACAGACTTCCTTTAAAAAGCCAGTTCTTCTAGTAATTTATCTTGTAGTTCTAAATCTACCAGATGTATGAATCTCCTTTACAATATCCCAGGCAAGTGGCCATCCAGCTTCTACTTGAGTCCTTCCAATGATGGGGAACTCATTATTCCCAGAGGCAGCTGGGCCTACACTTGGTCAGCTTTCACCGTTTGAAAATTCTTCCTTATATCGAGCTAAAGTCTACCTCTTTTACTCTATTGGAGAAAACTTCCACCCCTCAAGTTTTTGCTCTGTCAGTGGGCAAGAAAAATGAACTTGGGAACTGTGAACCATGGCCCCACAAACcccaaagagagaaggaaagcctCCATTTCGAAGGAGAGATTGCTTTTCCCTGTGTGCGGAGCTAAATTAAGACACAACAACTTAGAATAGAGCATAGAAACCAAAAAGACTTGAAGGGCCCTATACGTCCCAAGGCCTAAGCCTACTGCTCCTGGCCAGCTCGGAGGGCGTGGCAGGTGCCTACCTGCGTCCAGCTCCACGAGAATGTTGTCGGACTTTAAGTCTCTGTGCGCGACGCCCTGTTGCACCAGATGGTCCACGCCTTCCAGGAGCTGCAAGGCCATCACCGTGGCGAGGCGGGGGCTTGGGGTATTCACGCGAAGGTACTGGCGCAGGGTACAGGGGTAGCTGGTGGACAGGGGGACAGGGTCCTGGCTGTCACGCATCAGTGGGCCCTGGCGCCTTATTTACTACTAGGGTGATggcctttcctcttcttcctggagctttttggtttcttttttccccaagtatCCTTGCTGTTCCCACCCACTATCCTGAAATTAGGAAGTAAGAGCCGGAGCTTCATGTGTTGAAAGTAATGGTACAGATGTTCATTTCCTTAAAACCCCCATTATGACAATATTAGAGGGTGCAGAGGCTGTGGAAGGAGAACTGTTTTTATGTTAAAGACAAGCAAGCTATAGAGAAGGGGCAAGAGTCAAATGTCCTAAAAGCACCAGGTGAAAAGGATGTTCTGAAGACGATGAGATTGCGTCTTCATGAAAGATCATCCTAAAGGGAAGCAGCTCTCCAGGCGGACGTGCATGGCCTCATCTCCCGGAGGCTGAGCCCTTCCTCCCTGCAACCCCGCCCGGCTCCCGTGCGCAGAGGCAGGGACCAGCTCCCACTTGCTCCAGGTCCTGCCAAACGCCTGCCACTTACTTCTTCATAACAAGGAAGAGCGTCCGCCCGTGGCCCAGGCCTCCGGGGTGAAGACGAGGGGGCAGCACATCGGGGTAGTCGACCAGGGCCCCTGGCAGCAGTGGGACAGGGGAGGTGAAGGCGCGGACGACCCGGATGATATTGGGGTGAGGGGCCAGTTGCTTGGGACCTCCCTTGGATGTTCTATTTAAGCCAAGAGGGACAAACGTATAAGGACAGTATTAGATACAACAGCTAGAAAGGTAATAATCTAAGGCCACAATAAATGctgacattcatttattcacccgTTTATTTATCAGATATTCACTGAAGATCTGTGTGTGCCAGGTGCAGAGCCTGGtgttagagggaaaaaaaccccataaagATGACATCTCATTTGATGaccccacccatccatccaccccaTGTGGCAGAACACAGAGGTTAAGAGATCTTGGAATTAGACTGCCAGGGTTTGAATTCCAGGTCTGCCACTGTAAgtccttggccaagtcacttaacttctctgggcttggTCCCAAATGCAAAGGGGAGTTAGGGTGGTAACAGACTCATAAAGTTGCTGATGTTGTAAAGCAGCTAGAATCCCTGTGACTCCAGGTTCCAGCATAACGCTTGGCATGGAGTGTGAGCTCAATGAgcctttgttgaatgaatgaatggtacaGGCATAGTTCGTAGCAGATCTGTCACTGGCCTGCCCTGAgtacccctcctcctccaggagcctccacccacagccctgctgaGGCACAGTGGCCATATTTTGGACTGTGACTCTGCCTGCAGTGTATCAGCCCCGCCCCTCAACCAAATCTGACTGGACTAAGGGTGGGCACCTGACTCCAGGGCAACGAGCCTGCAGCCACATCTGAGATTCAAATGGTTggcagggaaaggggagggggccAGTTAGATTCCCTCTTTGAGGGGTGCAAATGCTGAAACATGGCAGTAATGTGGCTGTCAGCCGTGGAGCTGAAGGTGAAAGGATGCCACGAGATGAATGGGGCCATGGAAAGCCAAAGAGGTGTGCAAGCCAAAGGCACCAGGAACAGAAGAGC
The genomic region above belongs to Equus caballus isolate H_3958 breed thoroughbred chromosome 2, TB-T2T, whole genome shotgun sequence and contains:
- the PINK1 gene encoding serine/threonine-protein kinase PINK1, mitochondrial isoform X1, translated to MAVRQALGRGLQLGRALLLRFTAKPGPAYGWGRPERPGPAAGWGRGERPPGQNAGPGAEPRRLGLGLPDRYRFFRQSVAGLAARLQRQFVVRARGGAGPCGRAVFLAFGLGLGLIEEKQAEGRRAASACEDIQAIFTQKNKLLPDPLDTRRWQGFRLEEYLIGQSIGKGCSAAVYEATVPVLPQNLEVAKSTGLLPGRGPDITPRGEEEERAPRAPAFPLAIKMMWNISAGSSSEAIFSTMSQELVPASRVALAGEYGAVTYRTSKGGPKQLAPHPNIIRVVRAFTSPVPLLPGALVDYPDVLPPRLHPGGLGHGRTLFLVMKNYPCTLRQYLRVNTPSPRLATVMALQLLEGVDHLVQQGVAHRDLKSDNILVELDADGCPWLVITDFGCCLADERIGLRLPFTSCYVDRGGNGCLMAPEVSTACPGPRAVIDYSKADAWAVGALAYEIFGLPNPFYSQGRAHLESRSYQEAQLPPLPESVPRDVRQLVRSLLQREASKRPSARVAANVLHLSLWGEHTLALKNLKPDKMIGWLLQQSAAALLADRLTEKSCVETKMKVLFLANLEYEALCQAALLLSSWRAAP
- the PINK1 gene encoding serine/threonine-protein kinase PINK1, mitochondrial isoform X2; amino-acid sequence: MAVRQALGRGLQLGRALLLRFTAKPGPAYGWGRPERPGPAAGWGRGERPPGQNAGPGAEPRRLGLGLPDRYRFFRQSVAGLAARLQRQFVVRARGGAGPCGRAVFLAFGLGLGLIEEKQAEGRRAASACEDIQAIFTQKNKLLPDPLDTRRWQGFRLEEYLIGQSIGKGCSAAVYEATVPVLPQNLEVAKSTGLLPGRGPDITPRGEEEERAPRAPAFPLAIKMMWNISAGSSSEAIFSTMSQELVPASRVALAGEYGAVTYSYPCTLRQYLRVNTPSPRLATVMALQLLEGVDHLVQQGVAHRDLKSDNILVELDADGCPWLVITDFGCCLADERIGLRLPFTSCYVDRGGNGCLMAPEVSTACPGPRAVIDYSKADAWAVGALAYEIFGLPNPFYSQGRAHLESRSYQEAQLPPLPESVPRDVRQLVRSLLQREASKRPSARVAANVLHLSLWGEHTLALKNLKPDKMIGWLLQQSAAALLADRLTEKSCVETKMKVLFLANLEYEALCQAALLLSSWRAAP